The following coding sequences lie in one Nitratireductor mangrovi genomic window:
- a CDS encoding MaoC family dehydratase: MSLDAKLGIGETVDLGSHTFQAGEIKEFASKYDPQRFHIDEEAAARSVFGRLCASGWHTISMWMKHNAASFPATVERSRQWGTPIEFGPAAGLRDLKWLKPVYVGDTITFTRTPRAHRALATRPGWRMLTTDNAAINQNGETVMTFTTMVLMKAE, encoded by the coding sequence ATGAGCCTCGACGCAAAGCTTGGTATCGGCGAGACGGTCGATCTCGGGAGCCACACCTTTCAGGCCGGGGAGATCAAGGAGTTCGCCTCCAAATACGACCCGCAGCGATTTCACATCGACGAGGAAGCGGCCGCCAGAAGCGTCTTCGGCCGGCTTTGTGCTTCGGGATGGCACACCATATCGATGTGGATGAAGCACAACGCTGCCTCCTTCCCGGCAACCGTCGAGCGTTCCAGGCAATGGGGAACGCCGATCGAATTCGGTCCGGCGGCCGGCCTGCGCGACCTCAAATGGCTGAAGCCGGTCTATGTCGGCGACACCATCACCTTCACCCGTACCCCCCGCGCCCACCGCGCTCTGGCCACGCGGCCCGGTTGGCGCATGTTGACCACCGACAATGCGGCAATCAACCAGAACGGCGAAACGGTCATGACCTTCACCACCATGGTGCTGATGAAGGCGGAGTAA
- a CDS encoding GNAT family N-acetyltransferase → MFLRTERLLFRPFAAGDLEPLFRIVADPEVVRYTDDGTPLAWATTRLWIERSRENVARHGYGTGAVIELATGRLIGWAGFARPEGAPEEMIYGFERPVWSKGYGSEIAAGLVRFAFKDLGLSSLRATVHPDNAASRHILRKLGFAEVAVTPDVVELTLKKVPTAG, encoded by the coding sequence ATGTTCCTTCGCACCGAGCGGCTATTGTTCCGGCCCTTCGCCGCCGGCGACCTGGAGCCGCTTTTTCGTATCGTCGCCGACCCGGAGGTTGTCCGTTACACCGACGACGGAACCCCGCTTGCTTGGGCCACGACCCGTTTGTGGATCGAGCGGTCACGCGAAAACGTCGCCCGCCACGGCTACGGAACCGGCGCCGTGATCGAGCTTGCCACCGGCCGCCTCATCGGCTGGGCCGGTTTCGCAAGGCCTGAAGGTGCACCCGAAGAAATGATCTACGGCTTCGAGCGGCCGGTATGGAGCAAGGGTTACGGCTCGGAGATCGCGGCCGGTCTCGTCCGCTTCGCGTTCAAAGACCTTGGCCTTTCATCGCTGCGGGCGACCGTGCATCCCGACAACGCGGCCTCGCGCCACATCCTTCGCAAGCTCGGCTTCGCCGAAGTGGCCGTCACCCCCGACGTGGTCGAATTGACTCTGAAGAAAGTGCCCACGGCCGGCTGA
- a CDS encoding MaoC family dehydratase codes for MTDKKWAFEDFEVGGAIEFGPRLVTAEEMIDFASRYDPQPMHLDEAAGKASMLGGLSAAGLFTASLFMRMMCDAYILDSTSQGAPGVDYVNFRKPLLAGDTLTGRSVILEKRISKSRPGLGFVSVRHELRNQRGEVICEMANTGMFLLRNPETAA; via the coding sequence ATGACGGACAAAAAATGGGCCTTCGAGGACTTCGAGGTCGGCGGCGCGATCGAGTTCGGCCCGCGGCTGGTCACGGCCGAGGAGATGATCGATTTCGCCAGCCGCTACGATCCGCAGCCGATGCATCTTGATGAGGCGGCGGGCAAGGCCAGCATGCTTGGCGGGCTTTCCGCCGCCGGCCTGTTCACTGCGTCCCTGTTCATGCGCATGATGTGCGACGCCTATATCCTCGATTCGACCTCGCAGGGCGCGCCGGGCGTCGACTACGTCAATTTCCGCAAGCCTCTGCTGGCCGGCGACACCCTTACCGGGCGCTCCGTCATCCTCGAAAAGCGGATCTCGAAATCGCGTCCCGGGCTGGGCTTCGTCTCGGTACGGCACGAGTTGCGCAACCAGCGCGGCGAGGTGATCTGCGAAATGGCCAATACCGGCATGTTCCTGCTGCGCAACCCGGAGACGGCGGCATGA